TCGAGCAGCATTTCGAGACGGTCTGGCTGGAGTCCTGATCATCGCGTGGTCTGTCCGGGTGCTGCTTAGAGCAGGACCCAGACTGACGCGCGGCCTGCAACAGGCGGCGCGGCGAGACCAAGGACCTATCGGTCTGCAGGCAAAACTTGCCGTGGATGTGCCGATCACTTCGTCACGCCTGTGCCGGACGATTGTGCGGGCACACTATGCTGTTGTCATTGAGCGGACGACCGCCGCCCACATCCGCGGACGGCAGCTCGAGCCATTCCCTACGAGAAGATCTTCGCCAGTTCGTCGATGCTGGTGCCTTCCTTGACCTGGCGCAGCTCGACATAGCTGACCGCCGTGGCAACGGAGAGCACCATCGACACCACGGCCTGAACCAGCGCGGCTCCCAGTTCGGCGAGGATCCCGCCGAAGAGGAGCAGCACCACCAGGATCCCCCACTGGATGACCATCGCGATGATGAGCAGGATCAGGAAGAGCCCGAACAGCGACCAGCGATTGCCCTTGGTCAGCGCACGGCTGCGCGACATCGAGCCGAACACGCCCAGCCGTTCCTGGATGAGGACCGGAACCGACATCGACCATCCGAGCCACAGGATGATGCCGGGAACGATCAGCGCGATCATCGCAAGCGCGGAGCCGATGCCGACGAGCAGGCCGATCGCAAGCGTTGGCAGCAGGAAGCGGATGGCAATCTGGATACAATCGCCGAAAGATGGCCGCCTTCCGTTCAGATCCTCGATCGTTGCCCGCACCAGCGACGACTGGAGCAGCAGCGTGAAGACGAAGGAAATCAAGCCCGCGAGGATGCTGAGATAGGAGTTGCGGAGCACCAGGTTGGGATCCGCCACGGCGCTCGGATCGCCATTCATCACCGCTTCCATCTGCGGCTGGGTCCACAATCTGATCAGCAGCGTCGGCACGCCGGCAAACAAAAGCCCAAGCCCGACGCAGAGTCCTATGTTACGCGTAATAACGGCAAAGGTGCTGTTGAACACCTTGCCAATCTCGAATTTGCCTGGTCGTCCCAATGTCGCAGTGGTCATGATAGTTTCCCCCGAGCCGCCGCCGCATCCAATTCGGCAACTTCAAGGCAAATTTGCCAAGATTGATGGGGCGCGTCCAGTGCACTTGCAATTGTTTGGGCATATTGCCAGTGTCGGAGCCGAACCGCAGGTTGCAGGGGGAACGCGCGGGTGACAGAACCGGGCACGGCCGACGCCGAATGGCTGGCCAGGATGCACAAGCAACTGCTGGCGGACGATTCCATCCAGTTCGACCTGCCGGCGCTGGTGCGGCCGGAACCGCCGGAATGGCTGAGGCCCCTGATCGAGGCCCTGGCGAAGCTCGGCCCCTATATGATCTATCTGTTCTGGGGCGCCGTGATCACCGGCGTCGCCATCATCGCATTCCTGCTCGTCCTCGAGGCGAAAGGTGTCGCCTGGCGGCTGCCATGGCGGCGCGCGCGCAAGGAGGATGAGACGAAGGAGGAATGGCGCCCGGACGCCGGCGCGGCGCAGATCCTGCTCTCCGAGGCCGACGCGCTCGCCGCGCGCGGCGACTATGACGAAGCGGTGCATCTTCTTTTGCGCCGCAGCGTCGCCGATATCGCCACTCGCCTGCCCGACTTCCTGCGCCCGTCGCTGACGGCGCGCGACATCGCCGCCGCAAGCTCCATCCCGTCCCGCCCCCGCGCGGCCTTCAGCGAGATCGCGCGCATCGTCGAGGCGGCGCTGTTTGCCCGCCGCCCGGTCGGCGCCGAGGGCTGGCGGCAGGCGCGCGGCGCCTATGAGCGCTTTGCCTTCCGGGATGCATGGGCATGAGCGCGGAAGGAACGGAGGCAGCCGAGGCGCCGTTCAGCCGCGGAACGCTGTTCTGGGGCATCTTCGCCAGTCTGCTGGCCGCCGCCGGGTTCTTTCTCCTGTCCACTTACGCTCCCGACTTCCGCCAGCCCGAGGGTGGCGGCACGCCTTTCTCCAAGGGCGGCACAGGCTACGCCGGGCTAGTCGAATGGCTGAAGCTCACCAACGGGCAGGCGCCGCCCATGGCGCGCGGCGAGAAAGACCTGGAATCCCCGTTGGCATCGACCTTCCTGCTGATCGTCACCATCGCGCCCGGCAGCGACCCGGCAGCACTGCAGCGCACCGTAAAGCTCCGCTCGGGTAAGGACACGCTGTTCGTGTTGCCCAAATGGGTCACCATTCCGCAAGGCGGCCATGAGGGCTGGGAGACGAAGGTCGAGCGGCTGCCCAGCACGGTGGTCAACGACTGGCTCGGCCGCCTCGCCAAGGCGAAGCTCGGCGAAGGCAAGCCAACGGTCGACAAGATCGATGTCGACGGCCGCAAGATCGCAGTGCCGGAAGAGCTCCAGTGGGTGGCAGACGAGCATCCGCTGATCTCGGCGGGTGACGGCAAGGCTGTTCTCACCGAGCTCGACAACGAGCCGTTCTACATCCTGACCGATCCAGATCTCATCAACAACGCGGCGCTGAAGGATGAGCAGACGGCGGCCGCGGCGCTCGACATGATCGCCATGCTGGAGCCCGCCAAGGGCGCGGTGATGTTCGACCTGACGCTACACGGCATCGGCCAGAACTACGACCTCGGCAAGCTCCTGGTCGAGCCGCCTTTCCTGGCGCTGACGCTGTCTGTTCTGGTGGCGGCGGCACTTGCCTTCCTGCACGGGCTTGGCCGCTTCGGTCCGCCGCGCGCCGAGGGCCGCGCTATTGCCTTCGGCAAGCGGGCGCTGGTCGACACCACGGCGATGCTCCTGAAGCGCGCCGGGCGATTGCAAGAACTTGGCGATCGCTACGCGGCGCTGATGCGCCAGCGCGCCGCAGCCCTGCTTGGCGCGCCGCACGGGCTGCAGGGCGAGGCGCTCGACCGCTGGCTGGATTCCCGCGACAAAAGCGAGGCGCATGGCTTCACCCAACGGTTCAAGACTGTAAACGATTCCAAAACATTGGCCGGAATGCATGAAGCAGCGGAAGAGCTGCATGACTGGACGGCAAGGAGGCTTGGTGAACGTCGATGAAGTGAAAGCCCTGGCAACAGCGATCAGGGAAGAAGTGGCGAAGGCGATCACCGGGCAGCGCGACACGGTCGATCTGATGCTGACGGCGCTGTTTGCCGGCGGGCACATATTGCTCGAAGGCCCGCCGGGCACGGCAAAGACCATGACCGCGCGCTGCTTCGCGCAGGCGCTTGGCGTCTCCTACGGGCGCATCCAGTTCACGCCCGACCTGATGCCCGGCGATATCGTCGGCGCCAACATCTACAATTTCCAGACGGGCCAGTTCACGCTGACGCGCGGCCCGATCTTCTGCGACCTGCTACTTGCCGACGAAATCAACCGCACGCCGCCGAAGACGCAGGCCGCGCTTCTCGAAGCCATGCAGGAGCATGCCGTCACCTTCGACGGCACGACGCATTCACTTGGCCGCACCTTCATGGTGGTGGCGACGCAGAACCCGATCGAGCATCAGGGCGTCTATCCACTGCCCGAGGCACAGCTCGATCGCTTCCTGTTCAAGCATCGGGTCAGCTATCCGGATGCGCAGGAAGAGCGCGCCATCATCATTCACCATGGCGGCGGCGCGGACTCGCATGACATCAAACAATACGGCATCACGGCCCAGACCGACCGCGCCACGCTCGAGGCGGCCTTGGCTACGGTCGGCGGCGTCATGTTGGTCGAGGACGTCGTCGGCTATATCGCGGCCCTTGTGCGCGGCACGCGCGAGAGCCCGGATCTGGAGGTGGGTGCCAGCCCCCGCGCGGGCGCCATGCTGGCACGGGCCGCGCGCGCCAGGGCGGCGCTCGACGGCCGCAGCTATGTCATCCCCGACGACGTCAAGGCTTTAGCCGTGCCGGCGCTACGCCACCGCGTCATCCTCTCGCCGGCGGCGCAGATCGATGGGCGCCTGGTCGAGCAGATCGTCTCCGACCTCGTCGACCAGACGGAAGCGCCGCGTTGATCTATCCGAGCGGCAGAGCAGTGTGGGCAGCGGCGGCGGGGGCGATCCCCGCCTTCATGATAGCGCTCGCGCTGCCGCATGTCTGGTATCTCGGGCTGCTGTGGATCTGCGCGTTGCTCGCCTTCCTGGCGGTCGACGCGGCGGCCGGGCGCGGGCGCTCTTCCCTCGGCGCCACGCTGACCGCGCCGCCGCAGGTCGGCGTCGGCGGGCGTTTCACGCTCCATATCGCGGCCGGCCTCGGCGCGCGGACGCGCCGCCTGCAGGCGCGCGTAGGGCACGACCAGCGGTTGGCGCCGGTCAACGGCACCGGCGGCGCGCTGCCGGCGAATGGCGGTACGCTCGACCTCGAATTCGATGCGGTGAGACGCGGCATCGCCAGCTTCGATCGGCTCTGGCTGCGCTGGCAGGGACCGTTCGGGCTGGTCTGGAACCAGGCCGTGCTGCCGATGGACCGCAAGGTGGCGGTGCTGCCGGACGTCAGCCGCGCGCGCGACGAGGCGATCACGCTCTTGCAGCGCTCAGCGCTTGCCGACGGCCATGCGCAAAAGCGCGCCGGCCAGGGCCGCGAGTTCGAGGCGCTGAAGGACTATCAGCCCGGCATGGGCCGGCGCATGATCGACTGGAAGCGGAGCGCCCGCCACGGCAAGCTTCTGGCGCGCGAGTTCCGCATCGAGGAGAACAATAACATCGTTCTAGCAATCGACAGCGGCCGCCTGATGTGCGAGCCGGTCGACGGCGTGGCGAAGGTCGACCGGGCGGTGACGGCGGCGCTGCTGTCGGCCTTCATCGCGCTGAAGGGCGGCGACCTCGTCAGCCTGTTTTCCTTCGACGCCCGGCCGCGCGTCTCCAGCGGCGCCGTGCGCGGCTCGGCGAGCTTCACCATGATCCAGAAGCGCGCAGCAGAGATCGACTATTCGACCGAGGAGACCAATTTCACCCTGGCGCTGACGACGCTTGCGGCGAAGCTCGACCGGCGCTCGCTGGTCATCGTCTTCACCGATTTCGTCGATCCGATCAGCGCCGAGCTGATGCTGCGCACCGTGGGGCGGCTGACCGAGCGGCATCTGGTGCTGTTCATGCTGATGAAGGATGTCGAGCTGGAGACGCTGGCCGACATGGCGCCGGCGGCGCCGGAGGATGTCGCCCGCGCGGTGACTGCCGGCGACCTGCTCAGGCAGCGACAGGTGGTGATCGGGCGGCTGCGACTGCTCGGTGCCCATGTCATCGAAGCCGACCACCAGCGGCTCGGCCCGGTGCTGGTCGAGCGCTATATCCAGCTCAAGGAGGAAAACCTCTTATGACGCTGCCCGCCGGCACGGATGCCGTCCGCCAGTCCCTGGCGAGCTTCCGCCAGGAGCGCGAGGCCGACTGGAAGGCGTTCGAGGCGCTGCTTGCGCGCGTCGAAAAGCGCGCGCCGCGCGCGCTGTCGGAAGACGAGCTCTTGTCGCTTCCCCTGCTCTACCGCTCGGCGCTGTCCTCGCTGTCGGTGGCGCGCGCGACCTCGCTCGACAGCGCCTTGATCGCCTATCTCGAAGCGCTCTGCCTACGCGGCTATTTCTACCTCTATGGCGCGCGGCGATCTCTGAGGACGCGCATCGGCGACTTCTTCCTGCACGACTGGCCGGCGGCAATCCGCGACCTGTGGCGGGAGGTGTGGACGTCGGTCGCGCTCACGGTGATCGGCGCCATTGCCGGCTACTGGCTGGTCGCCTCCGACAAGCGCTGGTACGACGCCATCATCGCGCCGAGTCTCGCCGGCGGGCGCAATCCGGATTCGTCCGCCGAGATGCTGCGCAGCGTGCTCTACGGCGGCGGCGACCACTTCCTGTCGGGTTTCGCCGTCTATCTCTTCACCCACAACACGCAGGTGTCGATCCTGGCCTTCGCGCTCGGCTTCGCTTTCGCGGTGCCGAGCGTGCTGATCATCCTGATGAATGGCTGCATGCTGGGCGCCATCTTCCAGATCTATGCCGCCAAGGGGCTCGGCTTACAGCTTGGCGGCTGGCTGTCGATCCACGGCACGACCGAGCTGTTCGCGATCGCGATCGCGGGCGCGGCCGGCATGCGCATCGGCACCAGCATCGCCTTTCCAGGCGAGCTGACGCGCATGGCCGCGGCCGCCCGAGCCGGACGGGTTGCGGCGACCGCCATGGTCGGCGTCGCCGTGATGCTTTTGTTTGCCGGCTTGCTCGAAGGCATCGGCCGGCAGACGATCACCAGCGACATCGCCCGCTATTCCATCGGCGGCGGCATGCTGGCGTTCTGGATCTGCTATTTCTACCTGTTGCGGATGGTGCGGCATGGCGACCGCTAGGAACCCCGCCGCCCACGTGCGCCCGCTGGTCACGCCGGAGGGCGTGGACCTGCGCGTCAAGCTGGCGGATGCCGGCACGCGGGCTTCGGGATTCCTGCTCGATGTGGTGATCATCATTATCGCCGCGATCGTTGTCAGCATCGTCGCGCTGTTCGGCCTGGGCGGCCTCGGCGTGAAGGACGCCGAACCGCTCTTCGTCGTCTGGATCATCTTTATCTTCCTGCTGCGCAACGTCTATTTCATCGCCTTCGAGGCGGGCCGGCGGGCGGCGACGCCGGGAAAGGGCATGGTCGGCGTCCGCGTCGCCTCGCGCAGCGGCGCGGGCCTTAGCCTCGACCAGGTCATCGCGCGCAATCTGATGCGCGAGATCGAGGTGTTCCTGCCGCTGTCGATCCTCGCCGCGCGCGGCAGCGCCGGCGTGGCCGATACGCTTTCGACCATCTTCGGCCTGGTGTGGGCGCTGCTGTTCTCGCTGTTTCCGCTGTTCAACCGCGACCGCTTAAGGATCGGCGACCTGCTCGCCGGCACCTGGGTGGTCGAAGCGCCGAAAGTAGCGCTGCTCGAGGATCTGTCACAGCGCAAGGACCCAATCGCGGCCCGCTTCCAGTTCAGCGCCGCACAGCTCGACGCCTACGGCATCGCCGAGCTGCACAAGCTGGAGGAAGTGCTGCGCCGCGACGACTATTTCGCGATGAAGGCGGTAGCGGAAACGATCGGCCGCAAGATCGGCGCCAGGGTGGAGCCTGCCGATTCCAAGGCCTTCCTCACCGCCTATTACGGCGAGCTCAGGGCGCATCTGGAACGCAAGCTGCTGCTCGGGAACAGGAAGGCGGATAAGTACGCGCGGTGAGCCTGGCGATAGCTGAAAAACGTCGGCGCTGCCCCTCATTGCCCTGCCGGGCATTTCTCCCCGTATAGAGACGGGGAGAAAGATGCTGTCGCTGGCGATTCGCCAATCTCAAACGTTGCAAGAAGGGCGGCGAGGTCGGGGCCATCTCCTTCTCCCCGTCACTATACGGGGAGAAGGTGCCGGCAGGCGGATGAGGGGCGGCGCCAGCCTACGAAATAAGGCTACGCGCCGGGCGGCTTCCGCCTACCCCACCCACTTCTCATAGTCGGACACCAGCAGGTGCAGCGGCGCCACATCCTCCTCGACATTGGAGAAGCGGCCGATAGGATCGCGGAAGACGTTGTCGGTGAGATCGTCATTGACGGTCGAGACCTCGCCGATCAGCACGTCCTTGCCTTCGGCCCAGAAGGCGTGCCAGACGCCGGGCAGCAGTGTGACGCTCTGGCCCGGGTCGAGCTTCAGGAGCCCGCCCGCCGGCAATCTGGTGATGGTGCCGTCTACCGGCACCGACACTTCGGCTTTCGGATCGATGCCGCCGTCGCGGTCGTGCATGAACAGTTCCAGCACCAGCTTGCCGCCGCCGCGGTTGATGATGTCCTCGGCCTTGATGTTGTGGCGGTGCATCGGCGACAGCTGGTCCTTGCGCGAGATCATGATTTTTTCGGCATACAGCATGCCCATGCCGAGCTTCATGTCCGCGTAGCGGCCGTTGCGCACGGTGAACAGAAAGAGGCCCAGCTCGTCGAACTTCTCCTGGCCATAGTCGGTGATGTCCCAGCCGAGACGCGAGCTGAAGATGGCCGCGGAGTCCGCCTTGTGCGCCTTCATCTCTTCCGGGCTCCAGTAGGCGAAGGGCGGCATGATGTAGCCGAACGAGCGGATGAAGGCGTCGGCGTCGCGGATAATGTCGTTGATGATCGAGCGTTTCATGGGTCTTTTCCTCCGGCCGCCGCCTGCTGAAATCTGCCAATCCGAATAGCCCAATGCCGGTCCGCTGTCGACGCAAACTGACGGCTCTGGCCCGGTGACAATCGGCCGGATCGGGACCATAAACCCAACCGGTCTTTTGATTGCGCATGTCTTTGTCCCGAAACCGCTCCACTTTCGGGAGACATGCTTTTGAATGGTGATTTCATGCCAAGCATAGACGACCTCGACACGCCGGCGATCCTGATCGACGCGGCCCGCGCCGAAGCCAACATCAAAAACGCGCAGGCGCATGCCGACAGCCACGGGCTGAAGCTCCGGCCGCATATCAAGACGCACAAGCTGCCTTACTGGGCGAAGAAGCAGGTCGCGGCCGGCGCCGTCGGCATCACCTGCCAGAAGATCGGCGAGGCCGAGGTGATGGCCGATGCCGGGCTCACCGATATTTTCCTCCCCTACAACATCCTCGGCCGCGCCAAGCTGGAGCGGCTGAAGGCATTGCATGGCCGAGTCACGCTTTCGGTGACGGCAGACAGCCATGAGACGCTGGAGGGGCTCGCCGCGACCTTCACCGATGCCGGCCATCCGCTGCCGGTGCTGGTCGAGTGCGACACCGGCATGGGGCGCTGCGGCGTGCAGAGCCCGGCCGAATCGCTGGCGCTGGCGAAAATGATCGACCAGGCCAAGGGCCTCGCATTCGGCGGGCTGATGACCTACCCGGCCGCCGGCCGCGCCGCCGAAGCGGAGGCCTGGCTGAGGAACGCGCGCGAGATGCTCGCCTCGGCCGGGCTCGAATGCCGGCGCATCTCCAGCGGCGGCACGCCGGACATGTGGCGCTCGGGCGAGG
The window above is part of the Mesorhizobium sp. WSM4904 genome. Proteins encoded here:
- a CDS encoding DUF4129 domain-containing protein → MTEPGTADAEWLARMHKQLLADDSIQFDLPALVRPEPPEWLRPLIEALAKLGPYMIYLFWGAVITGVAIIAFLLVLEAKGVAWRLPWRRARKEDETKEEWRPDAGAAQILLSEADALAARGDYDEAVHLLLRRSVADIATRLPDFLRPSLTARDIAAASSIPSRPRAAFSEIARIVEAALFARRPVGAEGWRQARGAYERFAFRDAWA
- a CDS encoding DUF4350 domain-containing protein; the protein is MSAEGTEAAEAPFSRGTLFWGIFASLLAAAGFFLLSTYAPDFRQPEGGGTPFSKGGTGYAGLVEWLKLTNGQAPPMARGEKDLESPLASTFLLIVTIAPGSDPAALQRTVKLRSGKDTLFVLPKWVTIPQGGHEGWETKVERLPSTVVNDWLGRLAKAKLGEGKPTVDKIDVDGRKIAVPEELQWVADEHPLISAGDGKAVLTELDNEPFYILTDPDLINNAALKDEQTAAAALDMIAMLEPAKGAVMFDLTLHGIGQNYDLGKLLVEPPFLALTLSVLVAAALAFLHGLGRFGPPRAEGRAIAFGKRALVDTTAMLLKRAGRLQELGDRYAALMRQRAAALLGAPHGLQGEALDRWLDSRDKSEAHGFTQRFKTVNDSKTLAGMHEAAEELHDWTARRLGERR
- a CDS encoding MoxR family ATPase, which produces MNVDEVKALATAIREEVAKAITGQRDTVDLMLTALFAGGHILLEGPPGTAKTMTARCFAQALGVSYGRIQFTPDLMPGDIVGANIYNFQTGQFTLTRGPIFCDLLLADEINRTPPKTQAALLEAMQEHAVTFDGTTHSLGRTFMVVATQNPIEHQGVYPLPEAQLDRFLFKHRVSYPDAQEERAIIIHHGGGADSHDIKQYGITAQTDRATLEAALATVGGVMLVEDVVGYIAALVRGTRESPDLEVGASPRAGAMLARAARARAALDGRSYVIPDDVKALAVPALRHRVILSPAAQIDGRLVEQIVSDLVDQTEAPR
- a CDS encoding DUF58 domain-containing protein; this translates as MIYPSGRAVWAAAAGAIPAFMIALALPHVWYLGLLWICALLAFLAVDAAAGRGRSSLGATLTAPPQVGVGGRFTLHIAAGLGARTRRLQARVGHDQRLAPVNGTGGALPANGGTLDLEFDAVRRGIASFDRLWLRWQGPFGLVWNQAVLPMDRKVAVLPDVSRARDEAITLLQRSALADGHAQKRAGQGREFEALKDYQPGMGRRMIDWKRSARHGKLLAREFRIEENNNIVLAIDSGRLMCEPVDGVAKVDRAVTAALLSAFIALKGGDLVSLFSFDARPRVSSGAVRGSASFTMIQKRAAEIDYSTEETNFTLALTTLAAKLDRRSLVIVFTDFVDPISAELMLRTVGRLTERHLVLFMLMKDVELETLADMAPAAPEDVARAVTAGDLLRQRQVVIGRLRLLGAHVIEADHQRLGPVLVERYIQLKEENLL
- a CDS encoding stage II sporulation protein M, which produces MTLPAGTDAVRQSLASFRQEREADWKAFEALLARVEKRAPRALSEDELLSLPLLYRSALSSLSVARATSLDSALIAYLEALCLRGYFYLYGARRSLRTRIGDFFLHDWPAAIRDLWREVWTSVALTVIGAIAGYWLVASDKRWYDAIIAPSLAGGRNPDSSAEMLRSVLYGGGDHFLSGFAVYLFTHNTQVSILAFALGFAFAVPSVLIILMNGCMLGAIFQIYAAKGLGLQLGGWLSIHGTTELFAIAIAGAAGMRIGTSIAFPGELTRMAAAARAGRVAATAMVGVAVMLLFAGLLEGIGRQTITSDIARYSIGGGMLAFWICYFYLLRMVRHGDR
- a CDS encoding RDD family protein, whose protein sequence is MATARNPAAHVRPLVTPEGVDLRVKLADAGTRASGFLLDVVIIIIAAIVVSIVALFGLGGLGVKDAEPLFVVWIIFIFLLRNVYFIAFEAGRRAATPGKGMVGVRVASRSGAGLSLDQVIARNLMREIEVFLPLSILAARGSAGVADTLSTIFGLVWALLFSLFPLFNRDRLRIGDLLAGTWVVEAPKVALLEDLSQRKDPIAARFQFSAAQLDAYGIAELHKLEEVLRRDDYFAMKAVAETIGRKIGARVEPADSKAFLTAYYGELRAHLERKLLLGNRKADKYAR
- a CDS encoding D-lyxose/D-mannose family sugar isomerase, producing the protein MKRSIINDIIRDADAFIRSFGYIMPPFAYWSPEEMKAHKADSAAIFSSRLGWDITDYGQEKFDELGLFLFTVRNGRYADMKLGMGMLYAEKIMISRKDQLSPMHRHNIKAEDIINRGGGKLVLELFMHDRDGGIDPKAEVSVPVDGTITRLPAGGLLKLDPGQSVTLLPGVWHAFWAEGKDVLIGEVSTVNDDLTDNVFRDPIGRFSNVEEDVAPLHLLVSDYEKWVG
- a CDS encoding D-TA family PLP-dependent enzyme; translated protein: MPSIDDLDTPAILIDAARAEANIKNAQAHADSHGLKLRPHIKTHKLPYWAKKQVAAGAVGITCQKIGEAEVMADAGLTDIFLPYNILGRAKLERLKALHGRVTLSVTADSHETLEGLAATFTDAGHPLPVLVECDTGMGRCGVQSPAESLALAKMIDQAKGLAFGGLMTYPAAGRAAEAEAWLRNAREMLASAGLECRRISSGGTPDMWRSGEDSVVTEYRPGTYIYLDRYQVAKGVGTLDDCALTVLATVISHPTPTRAILDSGSKALSSDTLGLPDFGELLGMPGARLTGLSEEHGNVTLSDGAALRIGERVRVVPDHCCVVTNLFDQVHLIDGDKVLETLPVAARGKMG